From one Lycium barbarum isolate Lr01 chromosome 6, ASM1917538v2, whole genome shotgun sequence genomic stretch:
- the LOC132599218 gene encoding uncharacterized protein LOC132599218 — MSTIFSTNPLAIRLFHSNSQRYACYLHRTTRIGQAETHIQTSYPISFLGFLKFSKRRNFICAVSKDPEESFKKTVEVDMLIDTLRKASDKELPQLVVENVLAFNESFWIRLAARADTCKSDDDKKDYEELALTVMSIVDRLVHKTNEKIEASTDVLKAILKPVVDEVEEISWPLRDPEALSLMENEINQREQEGQLDEGFLAEVNAQLRQAKKDGDKPGLEAMLQKVLQLYASRVLSKRSYAKKGNEVLKAEQLLETIIKAPEEEWNKLLLDGMTLGKGDISPEELNAVIKKRMERTLIRTEGGSYQQRVLIEYLKGIESRAGEIVRVLRG; from the exons ATGTCTACTATTTTCTCAACTAACCCACTTGCTATTCGATTATTTCATTCAAATTCACAGCGTTATGCG TGTTACTTGCATAGAACAACGAGAATAGGGCAAGCAGAGACTCACATTCAGACAAGTTATCCAATTTCCTTCTTGGGTTTTCTGAAATTCAGCAAGAG GAGAAATTTCATATGTGCAGTCAGTAAAGATCCTGAAGAATCTTTCAAAAAGACTGTGGAGGTGGATATGCTTATAGATACTCTCAGGAAAGCAAGTGATAAGGAA CTGCCACAACTAGTTGTGGAGAACGTTCTTGCTTTCAATGAGAGCTTTTGGATAAGGCTCGCAGCTAGAGCAGACACCTGCAAATCTGATGATGACAAA AAAGACTATGAAGAGCTGGCATTGACAGTAATGAGCATCGTGGATCGTCTTGTTCACAAAACAAAT GAAAAGATAGAAGCATCTACTGACGTGCTCAAAGCAATCTTAAAACCTGTGGTTGATGAAGTGGAAGAAATTTCTTGGCCTCTTAGAGATCCTGAGGCTCTCAGTCTTATGGAGAAC GAAATAAATCAAAGGGAGCAAGAAGGCCAACTTGATGAAGGGTTCCTTGCAGAAGTCAATGCACAGTTGCGGCAA GCTAAAAAAGATGGGGATAAGCCAGGACTTGAAGCTATGTTACAAAAAGTTCTGCAATTGTATGCTTCCAGAGTGCTGTCAAAGCGGAGTTATGCAAAAAAAG gaaatgaagtgttaaaagctgAACAGCTTCTTGAGACCATTATCAAAG CACCTGAGGAGGAATGGAACAAGCTTTTGCTAGATGGCATGACACTTGGAAAAGGTGATATTTCACCTGAGGAATTGAATGCTGTTATTAAGAAGAGAATGGAACGGACTTTGATACGTACG GAGGGCGGTTCGTACCAGCAGCGAGTTCTGATTGAGTATCTGAAAGGTATTGAGTCAAGAGCAGGGGAGATTGTCAGAGTACTCCGAGGTTGA
- the LOC132599217 gene encoding uncharacterized protein LOC132599217, translating into MLRILGKDLTTMITRSESSKIEVAHHVFDDLSEWEFVNPSDDEQDDTYSFTDEPMLKQDDPITDPCEIGSPSSDISMDSPLQVELVGALIAYDVRVDSSNDDVEEEEEEEEEDYDDDLDDELVPNWLSDKFGRQRIRKIGKRANSRMNKSKKGPHVFNRPGCVHGKHGLGVQHNYI; encoded by the coding sequence ATGTTGAGAATCCTTGGAAAAGATCTCACAACAATGATCACCAGATCTGAGTCATCAAAAATCGAAGTTGCCCACCATGTGTTCGACGATTTGTCTGAATGGGAATTCGTTAACCCATCTGATGATGAACAAGATGACACCTACTCCTTCACTGATGAACCCATGTTAAAACAAGATGACCCTATTACTGACCCGTGTGAAATCGGGTCACCATCTTCGGATATATCCATGGATTCTCCCTTGCAAGTAGAGCTTGTTGGTGCATTGATCGCGTATGATGTTAGGGTTGATAGTTCTAATGATGAcgtggaagaagaagaggaagaggaagaagaagattatgatgatgatttggaTGATGAGTTGGTGCCAAATTGGTTAAGTGATAAATTTGGGAGACAAAGGATTAGGAAAATAGGGAAAAGGGCTAATTCAAGGATGAACAAATCCAAAAAAGGGCCTCACGTTTTTAATAGGCCTGGATGTGTTCATGGCAAACATGGACTTGGTGTGCAGCACAATTATATCTAG